A single region of the Synergistaceae bacterium genome encodes:
- a CDS encoding dicarboxylate/amino acid:cation symporter, whose product MKNKGTSLLVKISIGFVLGIVFGFLVGPMAADNALLKEYVMPLLDAVGKIFLTLLKMLIVPLVFSSIVVGAASIGDPRSLGRIGIKTLVLYLLTTAVAIAIGLVLGNLIQPGIGMNIAGAAGKAQEGKPLLDVFLDIFPSNPLDSLVKANMLQIIVFALFFGVACLFAGEKGKRIVGAFDAIAEVMYSMTHMIMRLAPYGVFALIAVTAAKYGFSILAPFAKVIGAVYAGCILHALVVYSGMVVVFCKRSPLWYFKGVQEASITAFVTRSSSATLPVTIANVRDNLGVSESISSFVLPLGATINMDGTALYQGVCALFVAQAFGIDLSINAQIGIILTATLASIGTAGVPGAGLIMLTLVLTSTGLPIEGIGLVAGIDAILDAMRTCVNVTGDTAVCAVVAATEGEKLTPSDAVVN is encoded by the coding sequence GTGAAGAACAAAGGGACGTCATTGTTGGTGAAAATCAGTATCGGTTTTGTGCTGGGTATCGTCTTTGGCTTTCTCGTGGGGCCCATGGCGGCGGACAACGCGTTGCTGAAGGAGTATGTCATGCCTCTCCTGGACGCCGTGGGGAAAATCTTTCTTACGCTTCTGAAGATGCTGATCGTTCCGCTGGTTTTCTCCAGTATCGTGGTGGGGGCCGCTTCCATCGGAGATCCGAGGTCACTGGGGCGAATCGGGATCAAGACCCTCGTGCTGTACCTCCTGACCACGGCGGTGGCCATTGCCATTGGCCTCGTCCTGGGCAACCTGATCCAGCCGGGTATCGGCATGAACATCGCCGGGGCAGCCGGGAAGGCCCAGGAGGGCAAACCGCTGCTGGACGTCTTCCTCGACATTTTCCCGTCGAACCCGCTGGACTCCCTCGTGAAGGCCAACATGCTGCAGATCATCGTCTTCGCGCTGTTCTTCGGCGTGGCGTGCCTGTTTGCCGGCGAGAAGGGTAAACGCATCGTCGGCGCTTTCGACGCCATCGCCGAGGTCATGTACTCCATGACTCACATGATCATGCGACTGGCTCCTTACGGCGTTTTCGCGCTGATCGCCGTCACCGCGGCAAAATACGGATTCTCCATACTGGCGCCCTTCGCCAAGGTCATCGGCGCGGTTTACGCGGGTTGCATCCTCCACGCCCTCGTCGTCTATTCGGGGATGGTCGTCGTGTTCTGCAAGAGATCTCCGCTCTGGTACTTCAAGGGCGTTCAGGAGGCCTCCATCACGGCCTTCGTCACCCGTTCCAGCTCCGCCACGCTGCCCGTCACCATCGCCAACGTTCGGGACAACCTGGGGGTCTCGGAGAGCATCAGCTCCTTCGTCCTGCCTTTGGGGGCCACCATCAACATGGACGGGACCGCCCTCTATCAGGGAGTCTGCGCCCTGTTCGTCGCTCAGGCCTTCGGCATCGACCTGTCGATAAACGCCCAGATCGGAATCATCCTTACGGCGACTCTGGCTTCCATCGGCACGGCGGGCGTTCCCGGAGCGGGGCTGATCATGCTGACGCTGGTTCTGACCAGCACCGGACTGCCCATTGAAGGAATCGGCCTTGTGGCGGGCATCGACGCCATTCTCGACGCCATGCGCACCTGCGTCAACGTCACCGGAGATACCGCCGTCTGCGCGGTTGTGGCGGCCACGGAAGGGGAAAAACTGACGCCCTCCGACGCGGTGGTAAACTGA